The following are encoded in a window of Lacinutrix sp. WUR7 genomic DNA:
- a CDS encoding sulfatase translates to MKITSYKLILFLVINSMLFSCNTQKEKVKEQKQPNILWIFAEDLSPFMGCYGDSINKNATPAIDKLASEGVLFNRAYTTAPVCSAARSALITGVMQTTTGTHNHRSSRVPDVVVPEALRINLPDGMKTIPELMREAGYFTFNNGKDDYNFHYNRRDLYTVSTKDDYKPGMNGWQGNFPKHKMSATQDAWSSRPDKNQPWFGQIQIDGGKAHAKYVREGEVLADNAVPVPPYFPNIPSQQSAWTDHYNANRGADVNVETILKQLEADGELENTIIFFFSDHGSPVSLRHKQFCYEGGMLVPLMIKGNLPALKSGTIRNDLVSLLDISATTLAMGKAKMPEYLDGQDLFSETFSNQEYVIGARDRCDYTIDRIRTVVSEDYRYIKNFYPNRPMMQAGYRDKKAIVKDLKKAFKEGKLTPYQAEHWFGVRPIEELYDLKADPHQINNLATNLEFATILKEHRDVLENWIKETDDKGQYPEDAAQLEATYNLWKDRPRFKNAKVNPEYDQFKK, encoded by the coding sequence ATGAAAATTACATCATATAAATTAATTCTTTTTTTAGTTATTAATTCAATGCTTTTTTCGTGTAATACACAAAAAGAGAAAGTAAAGGAACAAAAGCAACCAAATATTCTTTGGATTTTTGCGGAAGATTTATCGCCTTTTATGGGATGTTATGGTGATTCAATTAATAAAAATGCAACACCTGCTATAGATAAACTAGCTTCAGAAGGTGTACTGTTTAATCGTGCGTACACAACAGCTCCTGTATGTTCTGCAGCACGTTCGGCATTAATTACTGGGGTTATGCAAACAACAACTGGAACACATAACCACAGGTCTAGTAGAGTGCCAGATGTGGTTGTGCCAGAAGCGTTACGTATAAATCTGCCTGATGGCATGAAAACAATACCTGAATTGATGCGAGAAGCAGGATATTTCACCTTTAATAATGGAAAAGACGATTATAATTTTCATTACAATAGAAGAGATTTATACACTGTAAGTACAAAAGACGATTATAAACCAGGAATGAATGGATGGCAAGGAAACTTTCCTAAGCATAAAATGTCTGCAACCCAAGATGCTTGGAGTTCAAGACCAGATAAAAACCAACCTTGGTTTGGACAAATTCAAATAGATGGAGGAAAAGCGCATGCTAAATACGTTAGAGAAGGAGAAGTTTTAGCTGATAATGCCGTTCCTGTTCCTCCATATTTTCCAAACATTCCATCACAGCAAAGTGCATGGACAGATCATTATAATGCCAATCGTGGTGCAGATGTTAATGTAGAAACCATTTTAAAACAATTAGAAGCAGATGGCGAATTAGAAAACACTATTATTTTCTTTTTCTCAGATCACGGAAGTCCAGTGTCATTGCGTCACAAGCAATTTTGTTACGAAGGTGGTATGTTAGTACCATTAATGATTAAAGGAAATCTTCCAGCTTTAAAATCTGGAACAATTAGAAACGATTTAGTGTCGCTTTTAGATATTTCGGCAACTACTTTAGCTATGGGGAAAGCCAAAATGCCTGAGTATTTAGATGGTCAAGATTTATTTTCAGAAACGTTTAGCAACCAAGAATATGTAATTGGAGCAAGAGATCGTTGCGATTATACTATTGATAGAATTAGAACTGTAGTTTCTGAAGATTATCGATATATTAAAAACTTTTATCCTAACAGACCAATGATGCAAGCTGGTTACAGAGATAAAAAAGCAATTGTAAAAGATTTAAAAAAGGCTTTCAAAGAAGGAAAACTAACACCATATCAAGCAGAACATTGGTTTGGAGTAAGACCTATTGAAGAATTATACGATTTAAAAGCAGATCCACATCAAATAAACAATCTTGCTACTAATCTAGAATTTGCTACAATTCTTAAAGAACATAGAGATGTATTAGAAAACTGGATTAAAGAAACGGATGATAAAGGGCAATATCCTGAAGATGCAGCGCAATTAGAAGCAACTTATAATTTGTGGAAAGACAGACCTCGTTTTAAAAACGCGAAGGTTAACCCAGAGTATGATCAGTTTAAAAAATAA
- a CDS encoding outer membrane beta-barrel protein, whose product MQQTKSKILLSLITFIISITFTFAQDNIAIKGKILGYGQEPLEYVSVAVLQQSDSTYVNSITTDVNGDFSLYDLPKDSLLLQLNYISYKPYFKSFVYNNELIDFNTITLEEDNNDLDEVVITVSAPIQIKNDTIAYNANSFKVNPGDNIEGLLKKLPGIELDADGKVLAQGEPIARIFVDGKEFFGGDPSIVLKNLSADAISKVEVIDKKSDEAELTGVDDGNKEVVINFTLKKSKKNRGFGKLSGGLGLDSRYFGNLNYNQFSSKTQFSIIGKFNNINVTGSNIQSFLENADGIDDDSGEDENNAKRSKSLNGFLTTAVTGIHIGHEFKDKESFNADYFFNFSDNDGVSNSKRISFSNNNNNNFDYNSLNQNVKTINKHNLNFNYINKASKTKSLTIKGRITSDKTFTDTNRDETYINDLGALATTNNQKFNNDFKRTYGNLKIDYYQRLAKVGRSFKVGLNTRLTDLTKNNNQNTFNIRNIGNTNESTRNISALRNEAFNTSIIDFNFKYTEPIAKNHYLKLDTYFTNKVEKEDVNQTRHTQTTTSTEDTLAFKYATKELSAQTRLGYSYNNKKFNFYSALGMQDLNRSYGVVTENSIRKNKYYFNPIVFAQYKPKRGYKYRINYSKSVKAPNSSQNSTVINDLNPNFIRVGNPDLKPEKLHNLALLAVLNNYKSGVSFWSKFQYQYATNAIIQSISIDDNFIRTRGYKNEGNRRLLNANIRFSKKIKTLGLRYSLKNNTSYSTTNSLINQTLNEVTSQDYRFSTLIENTRKNKIDIKVGTEYSINNTSFSIEQDLNREYSKQQYFTSIDYNFTNQLNVNSQFDYILFSDDAFSSNQKLSLWNAAISYSFSEQRNSIVKLVLIDLLNKDVDIYRNSTTNYFEETTSQSLGRYIVLSYTYKLNGSVKKS is encoded by the coding sequence ATGCAGCAAACCAAATCTAAAATATTATTGTCTCTTATTACTTTTATAATAAGCATAACATTTACATTTGCTCAAGATAATATTGCTATAAAAGGTAAAATTCTTGGTTATGGTCAAGAACCATTAGAATACGTATCAGTAGCTGTTTTACAACAAAGTGATTCTACTTATGTTAATTCTATAACAACAGATGTTAATGGCGATTTTAGCCTTTACGACCTTCCTAAGGATTCCTTATTACTTCAACTAAACTATATTAGTTATAAGCCTTATTTTAAAAGTTTCGTTTATAATAATGAGCTTATAGATTTTAATACTATTACACTAGAAGAAGATAATAATGATTTAGACGAAGTGGTTATTACTGTTTCTGCTCCTATTCAAATTAAAAACGACACTATAGCTTATAATGCTAATTCCTTTAAAGTCAATCCCGGTGATAATATTGAAGGATTATTAAAAAAACTACCCGGAATTGAGTTAGATGCAGACGGAAAAGTACTTGCGCAAGGAGAACCTATAGCTAGAATTTTTGTGGATGGAAAAGAGTTTTTTGGTGGTGATCCTTCCATTGTATTAAAAAATTTATCAGCAGATGCCATTTCTAAAGTAGAAGTTATTGACAAGAAAAGTGATGAAGCCGAACTCACTGGGGTAGATGATGGTAATAAGGAAGTGGTTATTAATTTCACTTTAAAAAAATCTAAAAAGAATCGTGGCTTCGGGAAGCTATCTGGAGGACTAGGGTTGGATAGTCGCTACTTTGGTAATTTAAATTACAATCAGTTTTCTTCAAAAACACAATTTTCTATAATTGGCAAATTCAATAATATTAACGTTACAGGTTCTAATATTCAAAGTTTTCTTGAAAATGCCGATGGTATTGATGACGACTCTGGAGAGGATGAAAATAATGCTAAACGAAGTAAAAGTTTAAATGGCTTCTTAACTACTGCAGTTACAGGTATACATATTGGTCATGAATTTAAAGATAAAGAATCTTTTAATGCTGATTATTTCTTCAATTTTTCAGACAATGATGGTGTTTCAAATTCTAAACGTATTTCTTTCTCCAATAATAATAATAATAATTTTGATTATAACTCACTTAATCAAAATGTAAAAACTATAAACAAACATAATCTTAATTTTAATTACATTAATAAAGCGTCTAAAACAAAAAGTCTAACTATAAAAGGTCGAATTACTTCAGACAAAACATTTACAGACACCAATAGAGACGAAACCTATATTAACGATTTAGGAGCATTAGCAACAACAAATAATCAAAAATTTAATAACGATTTTAAAAGAACATACGGTAATTTAAAAATTGACTATTACCAACGCTTAGCAAAAGTAGGACGAAGCTTTAAGGTTGGTTTAAATACAAGATTAACTGATTTAACAAAGAACAATAATCAGAATACATTTAACATTAGAAACATTGGCAATACTAATGAATCGACACGAAATATTTCTGCTTTAAGAAATGAAGCCTTTAATACCTCTATTATAGATTTCAATTTTAAATATACAGAACCGATAGCCAAAAATCATTACTTAAAATTAGACACGTATTTTACAAATAAAGTTGAGAAAGAAGACGTTAATCAAACAAGACATACTCAAACCACAACTAGTACAGAAGATACACTTGCTTTTAAATATGCTACTAAAGAGTTAAGTGCTCAAACAAGGCTTGGCTATAGTTATAACAATAAAAAATTCAATTTTTATTCTGCTTTAGGTATGCAAGATCTTAATCGCTCTTATGGTGTGGTTACGGAAAACTCAATACGAAAAAACAAATATTATTTTAATCCTATTGTATTTGCGCAATACAAGCCAAAAAGAGGGTATAAATACAGGATAAATTATAGTAAATCTGTTAAAGCACCTAATTCTTCGCAAAATTCTACGGTAATTAATGATTTAAATCCTAATTTTATTAGAGTTGGAAATCCAGATTTAAAACCCGAAAAACTGCATAATTTGGCACTACTTGCTGTGCTAAATAATTACAAATCTGGTGTTAGCTTTTGGTCCAAATTTCAATATCAATATGCTACAAACGCTATTATACAAAGCATATCTATAGATGATAACTTTATAAGAACAAGAGGTTACAAAAATGAAGGTAATAGAAGATTGCTAAATGCCAACATAAGATTTAGTAAAAAAATTAAAACTTTAGGGTTGCGCTACTCCCTTAAAAACAACACGAGTTATAGCACGACAAATTCTTTAATTAATCAAACTCTTAATGAAGTTACCTCGCAAGATTATAGATTTAGTACACTTATTGAAAATACCCGTAAAAACAAAATAGATATTAAAGTTGGTACCGAATATAGTATTAACAACACCTCTTTTTCTATAGAACAAGATTTGAATAGAGAATACTCCAAACAACAGTATTTTACTTCTATAGATTACAACTTCACAAATCAGTTGAATGTTAACTCACAGTTTGATTATATTCTGTTTTCTGATGATGCCTTTTCTTCAAATCAAAAATTATCACTTTGGAATGCAGCAATATCTTATTCCTTTTCAGAACAAAGAAATAGTATTGTAAAATTAGTACTTATAGATTTACTAAATAAAGATGTGGATATATACAGAAACAGTACAACAAACTACTTTGAAGAAACTACGTCTCAAAGTTTAGGTCGCTATATTGTTTTAAGCTATACTTACAAGTTGAATGGCTCTGTAAAAAAATCTTAA
- a CDS encoding sulfatase — MTIQNVFIKSSIVLFTMILFSCKSQEDKLVVSLDKPNIILLFIDDYGWSDIGYRNDVFQTPNLDQFKKESLDFNRAYIPTPTCSPSRLSILTGKEAIRLGMPRHIAIDPGNPGAEYNLWPKDPVQRPSRNYLPLEEITYAERLKELGYYNMFVGKWHLGHQGRYPTDQGFDADFGTTDAGHPKSYYYPFFKAKDDPKGFLKSGLKEGDYLTDILTDGAVNFIKDYDKDEPFMLSFWYYSVHGPSVGRKDLLKKYQDAGLKGKYAHHAAMVEAMDESVGRVREAIEAKGIADNTVIIIMSDQGGAYTNAPLSGGKKGGNALGEGGARVPLLINYPGITKANTETNIPVQSIDLYPTLMEIASGEKYDNKDIQGVSLMPILKGETIKDRSLYFFRSYEDQYAAVINGNWKLIKYHSGKFQLFNVAEDISEQNNLIGTGLKIEEELKTNIAAWEAEAVPEY, encoded by the coding sequence ATGACCATCCAAAATGTATTTATAAAAAGTAGTATTGTGCTATTTACTATGATTTTGTTTTCTTGTAAAAGTCAGGAAGATAAACTAGTTGTAAGTCTTGATAAACCAAATATCATTTTGTTATTTATAGACGATTACGGTTGGTCGGATATTGGTTATCGTAATGATGTATTTCAAACACCAAATCTAGATCAGTTTAAAAAGGAGAGTTTAGATTTTAATCGTGCATATATACCAACACCAACTTGTAGTCCAAGCAGATTGTCTATTTTAACAGGAAAGGAAGCCATTAGGTTAGGTATGCCAAGACATATTGCAATTGATCCAGGAAATCCAGGTGCAGAATATAATTTATGGCCTAAAGATCCTGTGCAACGTCCATCTCGAAATTACTTACCATTAGAAGAGATTACGTATGCCGAACGTTTAAAAGAGCTTGGTTACTACAACATGTTTGTTGGTAAGTGGCACTTAGGCCATCAAGGTCGCTATCCGACAGACCAAGGTTTTGATGCAGATTTTGGCACAACGGATGCTGGGCATCCAAAAAGTTATTACTATCCGTTTTTTAAAGCTAAAGACGATCCAAAAGGATTTTTAAAATCTGGACTTAAAGAAGGTGACTACCTTACAGATATTTTGACGGATGGTGCAGTCAACTTTATAAAAGATTATGATAAAGACGAACCATTTATGTTGTCGTTTTGGTATTATTCTGTGCATGGACCATCTGTAGGTAGAAAAGATTTACTGAAAAAATATCAAGATGCAGGATTAAAAGGTAAATACGCACATCATGCTGCTATGGTAGAAGCGATGGATGAATCTGTTGGTCGTGTTAGAGAAGCAATAGAAGCTAAAGGAATAGCCGATAATACAGTAATTATAATAATGTCAGATCAAGGAGGTGCTTATACAAATGCGCCATTAAGTGGAGGTAAAAAAGGAGGGAACGCTTTAGGAGAAGGAGGCGCAAGAGTACCATTGTTAATAAACTATCCAGGTATAACAAAAGCAAACACAGAAACAAATATTCCTGTACAATCTATAGACTTATATCCAACGTTAATGGAAATAGCTTCAGGAGAAAAATATGATAATAAAGACATTCAAGGCGTGAGTCTAATGCCTATTTTAAAAGGTGAAACTATTAAAGACCGAAGTCTATACTTCTTCCGAAGTTATGAAGACCAATATGCAGCAGTTATTAATGGGAATTGGAAATTAATAAAATACCATAGCGGAAAGTTTCAACTTTTTAATGTTGCTGAAGATATTAGCGAACAAAACAATTTAATTGGAACAGGATTAAAAATTGAAGAAGAATTAAAAACGAATATTGCTGCATGGGAAGCTGAAGCAGTGCCGGAATACTAA
- a CDS encoding T9SS type A sorting domain-containing protein — protein MRSFLKITIGLLLVTNVYSQTLPLDNTFFNPTIGAETQTISASGGTGDDSQTLQNAINTVNTAGGGKVIVNAGIYRILEVNLRSNVHLEVNSGVTFLPFNPSASANNALFNADLNTGINNFSLIGIGGNFTIDFTALAATIRIRAISFKYCSNFKVSNFNIIDNYTEFSSLAFGSNYTTTSTASGTRINNIRGIPNGGIIENISMTNGHYGFGLVQTQGGKNLLFRNLSTVGGATLRLETGFNLLQYTELYNFNDIKLDNIWARNIACTNGQSALQLSPHTLSQGYFNAENITATSCEMAVVWAAGFATNTQETDGLIPGSFDETSKIRNVTATFGQNAQMRDSRLRYIPCQLRVERSGSIGVASALNTDGESRTAPSPGAVLSEEDRSGYYPLDFPDTEVTAIGYNIAAHYLPLNAIFKSSIDDYEVCNESVNGVNFFIPNGYQNTPNPRNPLENGTLSVTNLALESIVIYPNPTTNILNIILLNNMEGGTVQFYSIHGKQVGNYQLQTQNKIDVSHLSNGVYILKFGKTGMVKKVVIN, from the coding sequence ATGAGATCATTTTTAAAAATCACTATAGGTCTATTGTTGGTTACAAATGTTTATTCGCAAACCTTACCTTTAGATAACACATTTTTTAATCCAACTATAGGAGCTGAAACACAAACTATTTCTGCATCTGGAGGAACGGGAGACGATTCGCAAACACTTCAAAACGCTATTAATACTGTAAATACTGCAGGTGGTGGAAAAGTAATTGTTAACGCAGGGATTTATAGAATTTTGGAAGTTAATTTACGGTCTAATGTGCATCTTGAAGTTAATTCTGGTGTTACGTTTTTACCATTTAATCCTTCAGCTTCGGCAAATAATGCTTTGTTTAATGCAGATTTAAATACCGGAATAAATAATTTTAGTCTTATTGGTATTGGAGGTAATTTTACTATAGATTTTACAGCATTAGCAGCTACCATCAGGATAAGAGCTATTTCTTTCAAATATTGTAGCAATTTTAAAGTCTCTAACTTTAATATAATAGATAATTATACTGAGTTTTCTTCATTAGCTTTTGGTAGTAATTACACGACCACATCTACAGCATCAGGCACAAGAATTAATAATATTAGAGGCATTCCTAATGGTGGGATTATCGAAAACATATCTATGACCAATGGACATTATGGCTTTGGATTAGTACAAACACAAGGTGGTAAAAATTTGTTGTTTAGAAATTTGTCAACGGTTGGTGGTGCTACACTCAGACTAGAAACAGGCTTCAACTTATTACAATACACAGAGCTTTATAATTTTAATGATATAAAATTAGATAATATTTGGGCTAGAAATATCGCATGTACCAATGGACAAAGTGCTTTGCAATTGTCTCCACACACCTTAAGTCAAGGATATTTTAATGCTGAAAATATTACTGCAACTAGCTGCGAAATGGCTGTGGTTTGGGCTGCTGGATTTGCTACAAATACACAAGAGACAGATGGTTTAATACCAGGTTCTTTTGATGAGACTTCTAAAATTAGAAATGTAACCGCAACTTTTGGACAAAATGCTCAAATGAGAGATTCTAGATTGCGTTATATTCCTTGTCAGTTAAGAGTGGAAAGATCTGGAAGTATTGGTGTAGCATCAGCCTTAAACACAGATGGAGAAAGCAGAACGGCGCCTTCTCCAGGTGCAGTACTTAGTGAAGAAGATAGATCAGGATACTACCCTTTAGATTTTCCAGATACAGAGGTCACTGCTATTGGTTATAATATTGCAGCACATTATTTGCCTCTAAATGCTATTTTTAAGAGTAGTATTGATGATTATGAGGTTTGTAATGAGTCTGTAAATGGAGTAAACTTTTTTATACCTAATGGCTATCAAAATACACCTAATCCTAGAAATCCATTAGAAAATGGAACACTATCAGTTACTAATCTTGCATTAGAAAGTATCGTTATTTATCCAAATCCAACAACTAATATTTTAAACATTATACTACTAAATAATATGGAAGGTGGAACTGTTCAGTTTTATAGTATTCATGGAAAACAGGTAGGTAATTACCAATTGCAAACACAAAATAAAATAGACGTTTCGCATTTAAGTAATGGAGTCTATATTTTAAAATTTGGTAAAACTGGTATGGTGAAGAAAGTTGTAATTAATTAA
- a CDS encoding sulfatase produces the protein MKIYIKYILFIIVLSLLLTACGKSKSQTEDPIVEKKQPNIIWLMAEDMSTDLACYGLPNVKTPYLDKMAAEGVRFDNAFVTNPICSPSRSAMIIGTHQVKTNTHHHRSNRDVPLDSQFTPVTQKLREAGYTTILGNHAVMSQGRKIDVNFKHKAIGQWDGKTQFGLFDKYDNFEKADEPFFAQIQLKVTHRGDWWDDIRNKSKHPVNPDTVEMPPYMADHPAVRLDWAKYLDQIEYMDNEVGMIFKELEDKGMAENTIVIFIGDNGRCNIRGKGYLHDPGLRIPLIVYYPEQFKGGEVRKDVVSATDITASILDFASVDIPEYMTGQPMFNENFNREYVYGARDLWDEIPEKSRGITSGKWKYIRNDKPEIPFDAHQAYLEFYRPAVHVMRKLNKEGKLTKAQAFFFQDSKPKEELYNLITDPFELVNLANNPGNKDLLVDLRMKTLEFDIKMKPVSTIYNPKNMDQTIGLVKWIKTEHPEIQKQMEAGKEVGFKKWGAAYKNYLKIQK, from the coding sequence ATGAAAATATATATAAAATACATCCTTTTTATTATAGTATTAAGTTTATTACTTACAGCGTGTGGAAAATCAAAATCCCAAACAGAAGACCCTATAGTAGAAAAAAAACAACCCAACATTATCTGGCTTATGGCAGAAGATATGAGCACAGATCTGGCATGCTACGGATTACCAAATGTAAAAACGCCTTACTTAGACAAGATGGCTGCGGAAGGTGTTAGGTTTGATAATGCATTTGTAACTAATCCTATTTGTTCGCCAAGTCGATCGGCAATGATAATTGGTACACACCAAGTTAAAACAAATACGCACCATCATCGTAGTAATAGAGATGTTCCTTTGGATTCTCAATTTACTCCGGTAACCCAAAAACTAAGAGAGGCGGGTTATACTACTATCTTAGGTAACCATGCAGTTATGAGTCAAGGACGAAAAATTGATGTCAATTTTAAACATAAAGCTATTGGTCAGTGGGACGGAAAAACGCAATTTGGTCTGTTTGATAAATACGATAATTTTGAGAAAGCTGATGAGCCATTTTTTGCTCAAATTCAGTTAAAAGTAACACATAGAGGAGATTGGTGGGATGATATTCGTAATAAATCAAAACATCCAGTAAATCCTGACACGGTTGAGATGCCACCATATATGGCAGATCATCCTGCTGTAAGATTAGATTGGGCTAAATACTTAGATCAAATCGAATATATGGATAATGAAGTCGGCATGATTTTTAAAGAACTTGAAGATAAAGGAATGGCAGAGAATACCATTGTTATTTTTATAGGCGATAATGGACGATGTAATATTCGTGGTAAAGGTTACTTACACGATCCAGGATTACGTATTCCTTTAATAGTCTATTATCCAGAACAATTTAAAGGTGGTGAAGTTAGAAAAGATGTTGTGAGTGCAACAGATATAACAGCAAGTATTTTAGATTTTGCTAGTGTAGATATTCCAGAATACATGACAGGTCAACCTATGTTCAATGAAAACTTCAATAGAGAATATGTCTATGGAGCACGAGATTTATGGGATGAAATTCCAGAAAAATCTCGAGGAATAACTTCTGGTAAGTGGAAATACATAAGAAATGATAAACCAGAAATTCCTTTTGATGCACATCAAGCGTATCTTGAGTTTTATAGACCTGCTGTTCATGTTATGCGTAAATTAAATAAAGAAGGAAAACTAACAAAAGCACAGGCTTTCTTCTTTCAAGATTCTAAACCAAAAGAAGAATTATATAATTTAATAACTGATCCTTTTGAATTAGTAAACTTAGCTAATAACCCTGGTAATAAAGATTTGTTAGTCGATTTAAGAATGAAAACCTTAGAATTTGACATCAAAATGAAACCTGTTAGTACTATTTATAATCCAAAAAATATGGACCAAACTATTGGTTTGGTTAAATGGATAAAAACAGAGCATCCAGAAATTCAGAAGCAAATGGAAGCAGGTAAAGAAGTAGGTTTTAAAAAATGGGGAGCTGCTTATAAAAACTATTTAAAGATTCAAAAATAA